A portion of the Chondrinema litorale genome contains these proteins:
- a CDS encoding M15 family metallopeptidase: MHKNYLIILAIAGFTCLYSCNNKNNEEKVTTVMADTLPSPSIDSSLRITDTLESKISQQNNFLDSIALLPDSAFIELARYSNSFKLDIRYATDNNFTKQALYDCANCLLRKIVADSLVAAQQELIKLGYGMLLFDCYRPISVQQKMWEIVPNPIYVADPQKGSMHNRGNAVDLSLYDLETGTPLDMGTEFDFFGREAHHAYQGLSEEVLQNRLLLKSTLEKYGFKSITSEWWHYSFNAKVFRISDEPVPCISQD, translated from the coding sequence ATGCATAAAAATTACTTAATTATATTAGCCATTGCGGGTTTTACTTGCCTTTATTCTTGTAACAATAAGAATAATGAAGAAAAAGTAACTACTGTAATGGCTGATACTTTACCTAGCCCTTCAATAGATTCTAGCTTAAGAATCACCGATACACTCGAATCTAAAATTTCACAACAAAATAACTTTTTAGATAGTATAGCCCTCCTCCCCGATTCTGCTTTTATTGAACTAGCGAGATATAGTAATAGTTTTAAACTAGACATCAGATACGCTACCGATAATAACTTTACCAAACAAGCTTTATACGATTGTGCCAATTGCCTACTCAGAAAAATAGTAGCTGATTCACTAGTAGCAGCTCAACAAGAATTGATTAAACTTGGCTATGGCATGTTGTTATTCGATTGTTACCGCCCAATTTCTGTACAACAAAAAATGTGGGAGATTGTGCCTAACCCTATTTATGTAGCCGATCCACAAAAAGGCTCAATGCATAATAGAGGCAATGCTGTTGACTTATCACTTTACGATTTAGAAACAGGTACTCCTCTCGATATGGGTACTGAATTTGATTTTTTCGGTAGAGAGGCACATCATGCTTACCAAGGACTTTCAGAAGAAGTACTACAAAACAGATTATTGCTAAAATCTACCTTAGAGAAATATGGTTTTAAAAGCATCACTTCCGAATGGTGGCACTACTCTTTTAATGCCAAAGTATTTAGAATAAGTGATGAACCAGTGCCTTGTATTTCGCAAGACTAA
- a CDS encoding threonine aldolase family protein has protein sequence MIADLRSDTFTRPTPEMLQFMMQAPIGDDVYGEDPSVAELERKMAEMFGMDDAIFCPSGTMTNQIGIKLLTQPMEEIICDKNSHIQIYEGGGIAYNSLISSKLIDGDRGMITAEQVEAAINPDDLHQPISKIVALENTMNKGGGAIYDMEEIRKIAAVCEKHALHLHLDGARLFNALVVTNDSPKEYGRLFKTISVCLSKGLGAPIGSVLLFNGIPRIKAVRLRKVMGGGMRQAGLIASAGTYALDHHVERLNDDHRRAKQLANALKEAAFVEDMYPVETNIVIFKVKNSAEMVKTLAEKGVKCITFSPVHVRMVTHLDFTDDMLEHTLQAIHSI, from the coding sequence ATGATTGCAGATTTAAGAAGCGATACATTTACGCGCCCCACGCCTGAGATGTTGCAATTTATGATGCAAGCTCCTATTGGTGACGATGTTTATGGAGAAGATCCGAGTGTAGCCGAACTTGAAAGAAAAATGGCTGAAATGTTTGGAATGGACGATGCCATTTTCTGTCCTTCTGGTACCATGACAAACCAGATTGGAATTAAGTTGCTCACTCAACCTATGGAAGAAATTATCTGTGATAAAAACTCCCATATCCAAATTTACGAAGGTGGTGGTATAGCTTATAATTCACTTATAAGCTCTAAACTAATAGATGGAGACAGAGGAATGATTACTGCCGAACAAGTGGAAGCAGCAATTAACCCTGACGATCTACATCAACCTATTTCTAAGATAGTAGCACTCGAAAATACCATGAACAAAGGTGGTGGTGCTATTTACGATATGGAAGAAATAAGAAAAATAGCAGCTGTTTGTGAGAAACACGCTTTGCATCTACACTTAGATGGCGCAAGACTATTTAATGCTTTGGTAGTTACCAACGATTCTCCTAAAGAATATGGTAGGTTGTTTAAAACTATCTCAGTTTGTCTTTCTAAAGGTTTAGGCGCTCCTATTGGTTCTGTTTTACTTTTTAATGGTATACCAAGAATTAAAGCCGTAAGATTAAGAAAAGTGATGGGTGGAGGTATGAGACAAGCAGGTCTTATTGCTTCAGCAGGTACTTATGCGCTTGATCATCATGTAGAAAGACTTAATGATGATCACCGAAGAGCTAAACAACTGGCAAATGCTTTAAAAGAAGCCGCATTTGTAGAAGATATGTATCCAGTTGAGACAAACATTGTGATTTTTAAAGTAAAAAACTCAGCAGAAATGGTAAAGACATTGGCTGAAAAAGGTGTAAAGTGTATTACTTTTAGCCCTGTACATGTTCGTATGGTTACACACTTAGACTTTACTGATGATATGCTTGAGCACACATTGCAAGCAATTCATTCAATATAA
- a CDS encoding aldehyde dehydrogenase family protein — MKIINPSTEEVIGNVKEFSSEDIQSIYLELINGQKIWNDTSLDDRIAIIQKFGELVKESIDELATLLTSEMGKPVNQAKNEINGAHGRIEYFLNNIKKWLAEEWTVTEGATKEKIVYEPLGIIANISAWNYPYNVGYNVFIPALLSGNAVFYKPSEYTSLTGLKIAELLYKAGVPENVFKTVTGGKATGEALLKLPLQGYYFTGSYLTGQKIASEIAPKMVPLQMELGGKDPLYVADDVKDIAFSAAQAVEGKFYNSGQSCCAVERIYVHEKIYDAFVKAFVKETEMLRVGDPTREDTDMGPVARKEQLNFLLFQVNDALDKGAKLLTGDESLESKGYFFEPTVLTDVNHDMSLMVDETFGPLVGIQKVESDEEAIALMNETSYGLTAAVFSSDEERASNILSKVNAGTTYWNCCDRVSPTSPWSGRKNSGIGSTLSYQGIRAFVQPKAYHLREL; from the coding sequence ATGAAAATTATTAACCCCTCTACCGAAGAAGTAATAGGAAATGTAAAAGAATTCTCTTCTGAAGATATTCAAAGCATTTATCTGGAATTAATTAATGGGCAAAAAATTTGGAATGACACCAGCCTAGACGACCGTATAGCTATAATTCAGAAATTTGGAGAACTGGTAAAAGAGTCAATCGATGAGTTGGCTACCTTGCTTACATCAGAAATGGGGAAACCAGTAAATCAAGCCAAAAACGAAATTAATGGTGCTCATGGTAGAATTGAGTACTTCTTAAATAATATAAAAAAATGGTTAGCTGAAGAATGGACTGTAACAGAAGGCGCAACCAAAGAAAAAATAGTTTATGAGCCACTCGGTATCATTGCTAATATTTCTGCATGGAATTACCCATATAATGTAGGGTATAATGTATTTATTCCAGCGCTTCTTTCTGGTAATGCAGTATTTTACAAACCTTCTGAATATACCTCACTTACCGGATTAAAAATAGCAGAATTGCTATATAAAGCCGGAGTACCCGAAAATGTATTTAAAACAGTAACTGGCGGAAAAGCCACTGGAGAGGCACTATTAAAATTACCACTTCAAGGATATTATTTTACTGGTTCATACCTTACAGGCCAAAAAATTGCCTCAGAAATCGCTCCTAAAATGGTTCCTCTACAAATGGAGCTAGGTGGAAAAGATCCATTATATGTAGCAGACGATGTAAAAGATATAGCCTTTAGTGCAGCACAAGCTGTTGAAGGTAAATTTTACAACAGTGGCCAAAGCTGCTGTGCAGTAGAAAGAATCTACGTTCATGAAAAAATCTATGATGCTTTTGTAAAAGCATTTGTGAAAGAAACTGAAATGCTTAGAGTAGGTGACCCAACTCGCGAAGATACCGACATGGGGCCAGTTGCCAGAAAAGAGCAGCTAAACTTCCTTTTATTTCAGGTGAATGATGCGCTTGATAAAGGAGCAAAATTACTTACTGGTGATGAGTCTCTGGAATCTAAAGGATATTTCTTTGAGCCCACAGTGCTTACCGATGTAAATCACGATATGAGCTTAATGGTAGATGAAACTTTTGGCCCTTTAGTTGGAATCCAAAAAGTTGAAAGCGATGAAGAAGCCATTGCACTAATGAACGAAACAAGCTATGGATTAACTGCAGCCGTTTTTTCATCTGACGAAGAAAGAGCAAGCAATATCCTTAGTAAAGTTAATGCTGGAACAACCTACTGGAACTGCTGCGATAGGGTTTCTCCTACATCGCCATGGTCGGGTAGAAAAAATTCTGGTATAGGTTCAACTCTCTCCTATCAGGGAATTAGAGCATTTGTACAACCAAAAGCTTATCACCTAAGAGAACTATAA
- a CDS encoding S8 family peptidase, which produces MKAQHILLILSTYIYSVSLTFATGINATDEVFSYSDTTKKAPENWFNLDRDEDNVQGVSTEKTYKELLKGKESKTVIVAVIDGGVDVEHEDLQGKIWVNEGEIPGNGKDDDGNGYVDDINGWNFLGGKDGENVNYDTYELTREYVRLSEKFQGKTEENLSKDEKKEFAYFQELKAEYDSKVTEAKEVYDNYMGMADVIKHSMRLISAYLNVTEEELTPDQLATVNSPDEKIKRAASVLGYALENDIKMEYLEEAIEYFENQLKYFLNKDFNPRNIVGDDYDDLTNRFYGNPDVTGPDATHGTHVSGIIAANRNNALGMKGVANDVKIMAIRAVPNGDEHDKDVANAIRYAVDNGADIINMSFGKGYSPNKKYVDEAVVYAESKGVLLVHAAGNDSENLDEGKNFPNKNLEIRKKPAKNWIEIGASSWGGSDNFVGEFSNYGKKSVDVFAPGVDIYSTMPGSKYENQNGTSMASPVAAGVAALVLSYYPDLTAVQLKDILMKSSSKFDKMEVNMPGEPETEDGDDTVEFEKLSVTGGIVNSFEAVKLAESMNLKSKKR; this is translated from the coding sequence ATGAAAGCACAACACATTTTATTAATTCTATCAACATATATCTATAGTGTTTCCTTAACATTTGCGACAGGAATAAATGCTACAGATGAGGTTTTTTCTTACAGCGATACTACTAAAAAAGCACCTGAAAACTGGTTTAATCTAGACCGTGACGAAGATAATGTACAAGGTGTAAGCACTGAAAAAACTTATAAAGAATTACTGAAAGGTAAAGAATCTAAAACTGTAATTGTAGCCGTAATCGACGGTGGAGTAGATGTTGAGCACGAAGATTTACAAGGGAAAATTTGGGTAAATGAAGGCGAAATTCCTGGAAATGGCAAAGATGATGATGGCAACGGTTATGTTGATGATATTAACGGATGGAATTTCTTAGGTGGTAAAGACGGTGAAAACGTAAACTACGATACCTACGAGCTTACCAGAGAATATGTGAGACTATCTGAAAAATTTCAGGGAAAAACTGAGGAGAATCTTTCTAAAGATGAAAAGAAAGAGTTCGCATACTTTCAGGAATTAAAAGCAGAATATGATTCAAAAGTAACTGAAGCGAAAGAAGTTTATGACAACTACATGGGAATGGCTGATGTAATTAAGCATTCTATGAGATTAATTTCTGCTTATTTAAATGTAACTGAAGAAGAGTTAACTCCAGACCAACTGGCTACTGTAAATTCTCCTGACGAAAAAATTAAAAGAGCTGCTTCTGTTTTAGGATATGCTTTGGAGAATGACATTAAAATGGAATATCTCGAAGAAGCGATTGAGTATTTTGAAAACCAATTAAAATACTTCTTAAATAAAGATTTTAACCCAAGAAACATTGTTGGTGACGATTACGACGATTTAACTAACAGGTTTTATGGTAACCCAGATGTAACTGGTCCAGATGCAACTCACGGTACACACGTATCAGGTATTATCGCTGCTAACAGAAACAATGCACTTGGAATGAAGGGTGTAGCTAATGATGTAAAAATTATGGCAATTAGAGCAGTACCAAACGGAGATGAGCACGATAAAGACGTAGCAAACGCAATCCGTTATGCAGTAGATAATGGTGCTGATATTATCAACATGAGCTTTGGTAAAGGTTACTCTCCAAACAAAAAATATGTAGACGAAGCAGTTGTTTATGCTGAGTCTAAAGGTGTATTACTTGTACATGCTGCTGGTAACGATAGTGAGAACTTAGACGAAGGTAAAAACTTCCCAAATAAGAATCTTGAAATCAGAAAGAAGCCAGCGAAAAACTGGATAGAAATTGGAGCTTCTTCTTGGGGTGGTTCAGATAACTTTGTGGGTGAGTTTTCTAACTACGGTAAAAAATCTGTAGATGTATTTGCTCCGGGCGTTGATATTTACTCAACTATGCCGGGTTCTAAATATGAAAACCAAAACGGAACAAGTATGGCTTCTCCGGTTGCTGCTGGTGTAGCTGCTTTAGTGCTTTCTTACTACCCAGACTTAACGGCAGTTCAGTTAAAAGATATTCTAATGAAGTCTTCTTCTAAATTTGATAAGATGGAAGTAAACATGCCAGGTGAGCCAGAAACAGAAGATGGAGACGATACTGTAGAGTTTGAAAAACTTTCTGTTACTGGTGGAATCGTAAACTCATTTGAAGCTGTAAAGCTTGCAGAGTCTATGAACTTGAAAAGTAAAAAGAGATAA